In Fimbriimonadales bacterium, the following are encoded in one genomic region:
- a CDS encoding APC family permease, whose translation MPVLSQIKRLIVGAPIATSRAHFERLGVFFGLALLASDNISSVAYASEEILVMLSRAGEAALSYGLYIGIAIVLLVLIVLFSYSRTIINYPQGGGDYRVASDNLNSFFGRVAGAALLLDYTLTVAVSVSAGVLAIVSAFPAIQPYTVQLGLSAILLLTIVNLRGTRESGIVFAIPIYSFVFLMFSLIILGFFKLGAGIVEGGPTIAYRREHFEALSFWLLLRAFAAGCAALTGIEALANGTMIFKPPEAKNALKALAWLGVIMTIMFTGVTWLATHFPIRIMTADQEGYKTVVAQLAELTFGPGSATFFAVQFATMAILILAANTAYADFPRLCSFIARDSYLPRQLANLGDRLVYQNGIIILALLAGGLIVFAKGDTHRLIPLYALGVFTAFTLGQAGMTLRQLKNKMLLGAFISAIGMTATGVVWFVILITKFVDGAWMVVIALSVLLLTFWAVKRHYISLARQLQPTENDVVPKLKTSVILLVPPIIHRGILNAIAYARTLSKDCRAVHIAPNLEMAEKLKQEWDKYAPDIPLVILESPYRSLVEPLVEYIDEAVGEERNHMLTVIVPQAVPAKWYHAILHNNSAIPIKLALAGRRNVVVTNVKYFLDE comes from the coding sequence GGGGGAGGCTGCGCTATCGTATGGGCTTTATATAGGCATTGCGATTGTGCTCTTAGTTTTGATTGTGCTTTTCAGTTATAGCAGAACGATTATCAACTATCCTCAAGGGGGGGGAGATTACCGTGTGGCGAGTGATAATCTCAATTCGTTTTTCGGTCGAGTAGCTGGGGCGGCATTGCTTTTGGATTATACGTTAACGGTGGCGGTGTCCGTGAGTGCAGGGGTTTTGGCAATCGTCTCGGCGTTTCCTGCAATCCAACCGTATACCGTGCAGTTAGGTTTATCCGCAATTTTACTTTTGACAATTGTAAATCTTAGGGGGACAAGAGAAAGCGGGATAGTCTTTGCAATACCTATATATTCGTTCGTATTTTTAATGTTCAGTTTGATTATCCTCGGCTTTTTTAAATTGGGTGCAGGAATTGTCGAAGGCGGACCGACTATCGCTTATCGAAGGGAGCATTTCGAGGCGTTGAGTTTTTGGTTACTCTTACGTGCATTTGCAGCAGGTTGTGCAGCATTGACCGGAATCGAAGCATTGGCAAATGGGACTATGATATTCAAGCCGCCGGAAGCAAAAAATGCTCTCAAAGCGCTCGCTTGGCTCGGCGTTATCATGACAATCATGTTTACAGGTGTTACATGGTTAGCGACGCATTTTCCTATTCGAATTATGACTGCGGACCAGGAGGGCTATAAGACTGTCGTTGCTCAACTTGCGGAATTAACTTTCGGTCCAGGTAGTGCTACGTTTTTTGCGGTCCAGTTTGCAACTATGGCGATTCTCATTCTAGCTGCGAATACCGCTTACGCAGATTTTCCGCGCTTATGCAGTTTCATCGCTCGCGATAGTTACCTACCGAGACAACTCGCTAACCTCGGCGATCGACTCGTTTATCAAAACGGTATTATTATCCTCGCATTACTCGCGGGGGGGTTGATAGTTTTCGCTAAAGGGGATACTCATCGTCTCATCCCGTTATACGCATTAGGCGTTTTCACGGCGTTTACTTTAGGGCAAGCCGGTATGACACTTAGACAACTAAAAAACAAAATGTTGTTGGGTGCTTTCATTAGCGCTATAGGAATGACCGCTACCGGTGTCGTATGGTTCGTTATTCTAATCACGAAGTTCGTCGATGGAGCATGGATGGTCGTGATTGCACTCAGTGTTTTGTTGCTCACTTTCTGGGCAGTGAAAAGACATTACATCTCGTTGGCAAGACAACTACAACCCACAGAAAACGATGTCGTTCCAAAACTGAAAACCAGCGTTATTTTGCTCGTCCCGCCTATTATTCATAGAGGAATTCTCAATGCTATAGCCTATGCACGTACCCTTAGCAAAGACTGTCGTGCAGTTCACATCGCACCGAACCTCGAAATGGCGGAAAAACTCAAACAAGAATGGGACAAATATGCGCCTGACATTCCCTTGGTTATTTTGGAATCGCCATACCGCTCGCTGGTAGAACCTCTCGTGGAGTATATAGATGAAGCAGTAGGTGAGGAGCGCAACCACATGCTCACGGTCATCGTTCCTCAGGCAGTGCCTGCAAAATGGTATCATGCGATATTGCACAATAACTCTGCGATACCGATAAAACTCGCACTCGCAGGCAGGAGAAATGTCGTAGTAACTAACGTAAAGTACTTTTTAGACGAATGA